DNA from Acidobacteriota bacterium:
GAGGGCGGCCACGTTGTGCTGGCCCGTTCGCTGGTCGACGCGCTGCGCGAAGCGGGGCATGAAGTCGACCTGGTTCGAACGCCACAGAATCGGTTCGGGCGGCAGGGCGCCGCGTACCTGGCGACGTGGCTCACCGATGTCGGCGTCGCGTGCGATGAATCGCCGGTCGATCAGGTGATTTCGTTCCGCTATCCGAGCTACGCCGTACGGCATCCGAGGCATGTCTGCTGGCTGAACCACAGGATGCGCGAGTACTACGATCTGTGGGAGCGATTCATCGTGCCCCTCAGGTGGAAGGGGCTGCTGAAGGAGAAGGTCCGGCGGCGAATCATCCACACCGTCGATCGGTATTTGCTGACCCGGAACGTCACGAAGCTCTACACGATTTCGGCGACGATTCAGCAGCGGCTGCAGCGCTTCGGCGGTATTCCTGCCGACGTGCTCTATCCGCCGGCGCCGCAACGGCCCTACCGCTGCGAGGGATACGGCGAGGAGTTCTTCGCGGTCTCCCGGCTCACGCCACTCAAACGGCTCGATCTGCTGATTCGCGCCTGTGCGGAGCCGCAGGCCCGGCACCTCAGGTGCGCGATCGCGGGCGATGGCGAGGACGCGCGGCGGCTCACGCAGTTGATCCACGATCTCGGCGTTGGGGACCGCGTACGCCTGGTCGGTTCGGTCACCCCGTCCCAGCTGGTGGACCATCTCGCCAGGTGCCGCGCTGTGGTGTTTCCGACGCTGTCCGAGGATTACGGGCTGGTGACCGTCGAGGCGTTCGCCTCACGCAAGGCGGTCGTCACGTGTACCGACAGCGGGGGCCCCGCCGAACTGGTCCGCCACCGGCAGGAGGGGCTCCTGGCCGATCCCACGCCAGCCTCCATCGCGGATGCCATGGTGGAACTCGCCGAATCCCCGGCGCTCGCCGAGAAGATGGGGTCGGCGGCGGCGGCCGCCGGCGCCGCGCTCACCTGGCCCCGCACCCTCGACCGACTCCTCCTGCGATAAGCTTGATCCCGAATGTCGTATCGCAGCACGCTCGAAGCGCGACTGGCGCGCAAGGTCACGCGCGCCATCACGGAGTACGATCTGATTGGCGATGGCGACCGCGTGATGGTCGGCCTGTCGGGTGGCAAGGACAGCTGGGCGCTGATGCAGATTCTGGACGTGCTGCGCCAGCGCGCGCCGATCGCCTTCAGCCTCGTCGCGGTGACGGTTGATTCCGGGTACCCCGGCTTTCGGCACGAGGCCATCAGCCGCGCCTGCGCCGAACGGGGCTGGGAGCACCACGTTGAGCACACCAACATCGGCGAAACCATCGACGATCTGCTCGATCCGGCTGAGACCCCCTGCTCGCTGTGCGCGCGCTTCCGGCGTGGCGTGCTCTATCGACTGGCGGATCGATTCGGGGTGACCCGGATCGCGCTTGGTCATCACAGTGACGATTTCATCGAGACGCTGCTGCTGAATCTACTGTTCGCGGGCGCACTGAAGAGCATGCCGGCGCGCCTGGTGTCCGACAAGGGACAGCACGTGGTGGTGCGGCCGCTGGTGCTGGTCTGCGAGGATGATGCCCGCGCGTACGCCAGGGAATCCGGATTGCCGATTGTCGGCTGCGGCTGCCCCTCGTGCGGCAACCTGGGTCTTCAACGTCAACGCGTCAAGCGGATCATCTTCGACCTCGAGGGCGAACATCCGGGCGTCAAGTCGTCAATGCTTCGGGCGCTCTCGAATGTGGTTTCGAGCCGGCTGCTCGACAAACGGCTGAACCGGTCCGCCAGCGAAGATGGGGTCTGACGGTACGAAATTCCTTCGTACTGGGTTGACGGCCGACGTCGCAGAAGTTAGCAGCGTCATTTCCAGCGCCGTTCTGACCATCCGTTCTCGGGGGCGCAACGCGCCCCATTTCACGGCGTTGACGGGCCCCCGGAGCGGGGAGGGGCGTTGTGATCGATTCTTGCACTGGATTGGCGGCGTGAGACACCTGTCGCCCCGCGATCGTCCCCGCGAACGGCTCGAACGGCTCGGCGCCACGTCGCTTGGCGACAACGAACTGCTGGCCGTCATCCTGGGCTCCGGCACGAGCGACATGGACTCGCTGGCCATGGCCAACGCGATTCTCGAGACGGTGGGTGGCGTGCACGGTCTGATCAAGGCCACCCTTGACGATCTCTGCCGCGTGCAGGGAGTGGGTGTGGCGAGGGCCGCGCAGATGCTGGCGGCGCTGGAGTTCGGCCGGCGCACGCTGCTCAAGACCCCGCCCGTCAAGCTGCGACTGTCGACACCCAAGGACGTGGCCCTCCACCTGCTCCCCGAATTCGGCGCCCGCGCGGTTGAACAGTTCGGGATCGTGCTGGTCGATGCCCGGCATCAGCTGCTGCGCACCCGCATCCTGTCGGTCGGGACGGTCGATCGCAGTGTCGTCCATCCCCGCGACGTGTTTCGCGAAGCGGTGTCGGCCCGCGCAACCGGCATCGTTCTGTTCCATAATCATCCGTCTGGGGATCCCGCCCCGAGTGCGGACGACATGGCGCTGACGAAGCGTATGGTCGAGGCGGGCGAGTTGATGGGCATCGAGGTGGTCGATCATCTGATTCTGACGGAGACGCGGTACCTGAGCTTCAGAGAGCTCGGACGCCTCAGGTAGCAGGACGATTTATGGGCACAGTGCTGTATCTGGATTGTTCGTCGGGCGCGTCGGGCGACATGCTGCTCGGCGCACTCATCGACATGGGTCTGTCAATCGAGCGTCTCCAGGCCGCCCTCGCCGGCATTCTGCCGGCCGGGTGCGAACTGCAGGCCTCGCGCGTGCAGCGCTCAGGCATTTCCGCCACGCGGTTCGCCGTGGTTGAGCCGGCCGATGCCGGACCTGAGGGCCATCACGCCCATCGCCACCTTTCGCAGATCGTGGCGCTCATAGAGGGAATGCCATTGGCGGCATCGATCAGGCGCAAGGCGATCGACCTGTTCGGGCGGCTGGGCGCGGTGGAGGCCGACATTCACGGCATTCCTGTTGAGCACGTGCACTTCCACGAAGTGGGCGCGCTTGATTCAATTGTCGACATCGTTGGTGCCGTGTGGGCGATCGAGCAACTCGGCGTGGGCCGCGTGGTGTCGTCGCCGCTGAACGTCGGTGCGGGCACCGTCGAAACCGCACATGGCCGCCTCCCCGTGCCCGCGCCCGCGACCTTACGACTGCTCGAGGGCGCGCCGATCTATTCGAGCGGAACGCCCATGGAACTGGTGACACCGACCGGCGCGTTGCTGGTGACGGGCCACGCGGCATCGTTCGGGCCGATGCCGGCGATGACGGTCAGACAGGCGGGTTACGGTGCGGGAAGCCGTGAGATCGAGGGTCATCCGAACGTGCTACGCGCCGTGATCGGCGAGACGCGCGAGTCGGACGCACAGTCGACGGTGGCCGTGCTCGAGTGCAATATTGACGACATGAATCCGCAGGTGTTCGGGTACCTGATGAAACGGCTCTACGATCTGGGTGCGCTCGACGTGTTCTATACGCCGGTGCAGATGAAGAAGAGCCGTCCGGGCACGCTGGTCACGGTAATCACGCCCGTGTCCCTGCGCGAAGCCGCCCTCGACATGCTGTTCGAGGAAACCACGACGATTGGCGTCCGCCACCAGGAGATGCTGCGCGAGTGTCTTCATCGGGAATGGACGACGGTCTCGACCCGGTACGGCGAGATCCGAATCAAGATCGCAAGACGCGGTGAGCGCGTCACCAACGCGGCGCCGGAGTTCGAAGACTGCGCGCGACTCGCCGCGGCACAGAAGGTCCCTGTCAAGGACGTGCACGCTGCTGCGACCCGGGCGTATCTGGATCGCGCAGGGCGCGGGGCGAACGAGATGTAGCCGCCATGATCGATTCCCATTGTCATCTGGCCGATGAGGCGTTTGTGGCGGACCTGCCGGACGTGGTGGGGCGCGCCAGAACGGCGGGCGTCGAGGACGCTCTGTGCGTTCTCGAGGCCAGCGATGAGGCGGAATTCGCCAGAGCCCGTGTCGTCGGCGAGCAGTGGGACCGGATTCGCCTGGCCACCGGTGTGCATCCGCATCGAGCGGGAGCGTTTGCCGGACATGCCGGCAGGGCGGTCGACCTGGTGCGAGAGCGAATCGCACGGGAGCCGCTGGTCCGCGCGATCGGCGAAATCGGCCTTGATTACCACTACACGTTCGCGCCGCGCGATGTTCAAATAGACGTGTTTTCGGCCCAGGTGGCGCTGGCGCGAGAGCTGGCGCTGCCGGTGATCATTCACACTCGCGAGGCCGACAGCGACACGATTCGCGTGCTCGACGACATCGGCCGGGGTGACGTCGGCGGGGTGTTCCACTGCTTCTCTGGCGATCGCGACCTGGCGCTGATGGCCGTGGCCATGGGTTTCTACGTGTCGTTCTCGGGCATCGTGACGTTTCGGAAGGCAGAGCGCGTCCAGGCGGCGGCGGCGGCGGTGCCTCTGGATCGGCTGCTCATTGAAACCGATTGTCCGTATCTCGCGCCGGCCCCTTATCGCGGCCAGCGCAATGAGCCGGCGTGGGTCGTTCGGGTGGGCGAATCGGTCGCAGGCATTCACCACATGACACCCGGCGACTTCTCGAGGGCGGTCACCCGAAACTACCGGGATCTCTTCCGGCCGTAGACCGACCTCACACCCCTCTGGATCCACCCTATGGAGGCCGAGTTCAGGTCCCGCCCGCGCGTTGACACTCTCCGGTGATTGTGTTGAGATGACAAGACGCGCCAAACTCGTGAACAACACCGCTCTCGACCTCACCCACATCTTCGAACCTATCCGTGAAGACCTCGAGCGGGTCGACGCGGAATTCGGCCGGCACGTCCAGTCGCAGGTTGATCTGATTCCCCGGATCGGCAAGTACATTCAGTCGAGCGGCGGCAAGCGGGTTCGCCCAGCGGTGCTGCTGATGGCGGCGCGGCTGTGCGGCTACCGCGGCGACCGCGCCGTGCTGTACGCGTCGGTCGTGGAGTTTGTCCATACCGCGACGCTCGTCCACGACGACATCATCGACGATTCGAATATGCGCCGCGGCCGGCTGGCGGTCCACTCGCAGTGGGGCAATGACGTCACGGTGCTGCTTGGCGACTACCTCTACATCAAGTCGATGGCGCTCGCGCTCACGTACGACGAGCTCGATATCATCCGCCTGCTGTGCGACGTCACGCTGCGGATGATCGAAGGAGAGCTGTATCAGCTCACCAAGAACGGCGATCCGGACCTCACCGAAGAAGAGCACTTCGAGATCATTCGACGTAAGACCGCCTACCTGTTCAGCGGATGCGCTCGGATCGGCGGCATGCTGGCAAAGGGATCGCCGGAACGTGTGACGGCGCTCGGCGAGTACGGATTCAAGATGGGTGTGGCGTTCCAGCTCGTCGACGACCTGCTCGATCTGACCGGCAGTATCGAGCGGCTCGGGAAGCCGGTGGGAAGCGACCTGCGGGAAGGGAAGATTACCCTGCCGGTGATCAACCTGTTGAAGACGGCGGATGCGGCAACCGGAGACCTGGTCCGGGCGGCCGTCCGCGACCGCGAGTTGTCTCGCGAGCAGTGGGAGGCGATCAGCCGCAAACTGGTCGAGCATCATGCCATCGAGGATGCCTACGCCCGCGCGGTGACCTTCGTGGAGGAGGCCAAGCAGGCGCTCCACGTATTTCCGCCCAGCCCCGAACGGGAGGCCTTGATGGCGCTCCCGGACTACGTCCTGTCAAGGGACCGGTAGACTTTCCCGGCTCGCGGTACAATCCTCTGGAACAGACTCAGGCGCGGAATTGGGGTCGGACCTCATTTCCTACGATGGTGTTTATGACCGCAGCCGCCAGAATCGCCGAACTGCGTGATCGGATTCGCCAGCACGAGGAGGCCTACTACGTGCTGGCCGCGCCGCAGATCTCAGATGGCGAGTTCGACGCCCTGATGAACGAACTGAAGGCCCTCGAACGCGATCATCCCGAACTGGTCACGCCCGATTCGCCGAGTCAGCGCGTCGGCGGCCGCGTCGCCGAGGGATTCGCGACGGTTGAACACGCCTCGCCGATGTTGAGTCTCGACAACGTCTATGACGTCGAACAGTTGCGGGCATTCGATGAACGCGTGCGCCGGGGGCTGGCCGAATCCGGCGGAGCCGCTGATCCGGTGACGTACGTCGCCGAGCTGAAGATCGACGGGTTGAGCATCTCCCTGACGTACGAGGACGGCGAGCTCCGTCGCGGGGTGACGCGCGGCGACGGCGTCAGAGGCGAGGATGTGACCGCCAATGTCAGGACCATCCGTGCGATCCCCCTCAGGCTGAGTGGCGCCGCTCCCGGTCGAGTCGAG
Protein-coding regions in this window:
- a CDS encoding TatD family hydrolase, with the protein product MIDSHCHLADEAFVADLPDVVGRARTAGVEDALCVLEASDEAEFARARVVGEQWDRIRLATGVHPHRAGAFAGHAGRAVDLVRERIAREPLVRAIGEIGLDYHYTFAPRDVQIDVFSAQVALARELALPVIIHTREADSDTIRVLDDIGRGDVGGVFHCFSGDRDLALMAVAMGFYVSFSGIVTFRKAERVQAAAAAVPLDRLLIETDCPYLAPAPYRGQRNEPAWVVRVGESVAGIHHMTPGDFSRAVTRNYRDLFRP
- the larC gene encoding nickel pincer cofactor biosynthesis protein LarC, with protein sequence MGTVLYLDCSSGASGDMLLGALIDMGLSIERLQAALAGILPAGCELQASRVQRSGISATRFAVVEPADAGPEGHHAHRHLSQIVALIEGMPLAASIRRKAIDLFGRLGAVEADIHGIPVEHVHFHEVGALDSIVDIVGAVWAIEQLGVGRVVSSPLNVGAGTVETAHGRLPVPAPATLRLLEGAPIYSSGTPMELVTPTGALLVTGHAASFGPMPAMTVRQAGYGAGSREIEGHPNVLRAVIGETRESDAQSTVAVLECNIDDMNPQVFGYLMKRLYDLGALDVFYTPVQMKKSRPGTLVTVITPVSLREAALDMLFEETTTIGVRHQEMLRECLHREWTTVSTRYGEIRIKIARRGERVTNAAPEFEDCARLAAAQKVPVKDVHAAATRAYLDRAGRGANEM
- the ttcA gene encoding tRNA 2-thiocytidine(32) synthetase TtcA is translated as MSYRSTLEARLARKVTRAITEYDLIGDGDRVMVGLSGGKDSWALMQILDVLRQRAPIAFSLVAVTVDSGYPGFRHEAISRACAERGWEHHVEHTNIGETIDDLLDPAETPCSLCARFRRGVLYRLADRFGVTRIALGHHSDDFIETLLLNLLFAGALKSMPARLVSDKGQHVVVRPLVLVCEDDARAYARESGLPIVGCGCPSCGNLGLQRQRVKRIIFDLEGEHPGVKSSMLRALSNVVSSRLLDKRLNRSASEDGV
- a CDS encoding polyprenyl synthetase family protein, which translates into the protein MTRRAKLVNNTALDLTHIFEPIREDLERVDAEFGRHVQSQVDLIPRIGKYIQSSGGKRVRPAVLLMAARLCGYRGDRAVLYASVVEFVHTATLVHDDIIDDSNMRRGRLAVHSQWGNDVTVLLGDYLYIKSMALALTYDELDIIRLLCDVTLRMIEGELYQLTKNGDPDLTEEEHFEIIRRKTAYLFSGCARIGGMLAKGSPERVTALGEYGFKMGVAFQLVDDLLDLTGSIERLGKPVGSDLREGKITLPVINLLKTADAATGDLVRAAVRDRELSREQWEAISRKLVEHHAIEDAYARAVTFVEEAKQALHVFPPSPEREALMALPDYVLSRDR
- the radC gene encoding DNA repair protein RadC; this translates as MRHLSPRDRPRERLERLGATSLGDNELLAVILGSGTSDMDSLAMANAILETVGGVHGLIKATLDDLCRVQGVGVARAAQMLAALEFGRRTLLKTPPVKLRLSTPKDVALHLLPEFGARAVEQFGIVLVDARHQLLRTRILSVGTVDRSVVHPRDVFREAVSARATGIVLFHNHPSGDPAPSADDMALTKRMVEAGELMGIEVVDHLILTETRYLSFRELGRLR
- a CDS encoding glycosyltransferase family 4 protein, which codes for MKIAVITSNPLFAEGGHVVLARSLVDALREAGHEVDLVRTPQNRFGRQGAAYLATWLTDVGVACDESPVDQVISFRYPSYAVRHPRHVCWLNHRMREYYDLWERFIVPLRWKGLLKEKVRRRIIHTVDRYLLTRNVTKLYTISATIQQRLQRFGGIPADVLYPPAPQRPYRCEGYGEEFFAVSRLTPLKRLDLLIRACAEPQARHLRCAIAGDGEDARRLTQLIHDLGVGDRVRLVGSVTPSQLVDHLARCRAVVFPTLSEDYGLVTVEAFASRKAVVTCTDSGGPAELVRHRQEGLLADPTPASIADAMVELAESPALAEKMGSAAAAAGAALTWPRTLDRLLLR